In the Plasmodium chabaudi chabaudi strain AS genome assembly, chromosome: 13 genome, one interval contains:
- a CDS encoding exported protein IBIS1, putative, protein MKKETKVDNGVIVPPTKHSQNWGKKLNLISCTKVFALIVLFMICQNGDSSTQSTSSYQEYQHNGLVLGKSRILSELDKTETHATDYKTQSNEDSSVEDPNSPTIITELASDSSKLKTDEESENEDTDKKKDDNDSTSIGETSSAGETTSAEEKLYTDIIDSILSSVVIDGKKIFEEKKESDGKNIFEKKPYDGKKLFEEKKPSDEKKTPGEKKSSNEKKTPGEKKSSNEKKSSSEQKTSSEQKPSSEQKPSSEQKPYDQKSFADDLDSIVNGIKSCYQEVANKVKSPEFQSACKEYVNTAKELFDEHKSSALNFVSSSMQNLGINQIFDDENFGGFATLGKLAVSKVMVDNLFIPDYLKNQSPIILTVVYFLILFMTFGTIYDILPNNRRRVNSNAPQTNYKPQPL, encoded by the exons atgaagaaagaAACAAAGGTAGATAATGGTGTCATAGTACCACCCACGAAACATTCCCAAAATTGGGGCaagaaattaaatttgATTTCTTGTACAAAAGTATTTGCGCTGATCGTGTTGTTTATGATATGCCAAAATGGTGACAGt AGCACCCAAAGTACATCCTCATACCAAGAATACCAACATAATGGTTTGGTTTTAGGAAAAAGCAGAATATTATCAGAATTGGATAAAACTGAAACTCATGCTACAGATTATAAAACACAAAGCAATGAAGATTCTTCGGTTGAGGATCCCAATAGTCCAACGATCATAACTGAGTTAGCCTCGGACAgttcaaaattaaaaactgATGAAGAAAGCGAAAATGAAGACacagataaaaaaaaagatgataaTGATTCAACATCCATTGGAGAAACATCGTCAGCTGGCGAAACAACATCAGCTGAAGAAAAACTTTATACTGATATTATAGATTCCATTCTAAGTTCAGTAGTCAttgatggaaaaaaaatttttgaagaaaaaaaagaatctgatggaaaaaatatttttgaaaaaaaaccatatgatggaaaaaaactttttgaagaaaaaaaaccatctgacgaaaaaaaaacacctggcgaaaaaaaatcttctaacgaaaaaaaaacacctggcgaaaaaaaatcttctaacgaaaaaaaatcttCTAGCGAACAAAAAACTTCTAGCGAACAAAAACCTTCTAGCGAGCAAAAACCTTCTAGCGAGCAAAAACCTTATGATCAGAAATCATTCGCCGACGATCTTGATAGTATAGTAAATGGTATCAAATCATGTTATCAAGAGGTCGCCAATAAAGTAAAATCACCTGAATTCCAAAGCGCATGTAAAGAATATGTGAATACTGCGAAAGAATTATTTGACGAACACAAAAGCTCTGCTTTAAACTTTGTAAGTAGTAGTATGCAAAATTTGGGTATTAATCAAATATTTGACGATGAGAACTTTGGTGGCTTTGCGACCCTTGGAAAATTAGCGGTGTCAAAAGTCATGGTTGATAATTTGTTCATTCCTGAttacttaaaaaatcaatCGCCAATAATTTTAACTGTAGTCTATTTcctaattttgtttatgaCCTTTGGAACTATTTATGATATCCTTCCAAATAATAGAAGAAGAGTAAATTCGAATGCACCTCAAACGAATTATAAACCGCAACCTCTCtga